Proteins encoded within one genomic window of Oceanispirochaeta sp.:
- a CDS encoding cold-shock protein, which yields MEQESGEDMFVHKNEVQGNINEGDKVEFEIGSGPKGPCAVNVRRV from the coding sequence ATCGAGCAGGAAAGCGGAGAGGACATGTTTGTTCACAAGAATGAAGTCCAGGGAAACATCAACGAAGGTGATAAAGTAGAATTTGAAATCGGTTCAGGACCCAAAGGTCCCTGTGCTGTAAATGTAAGAAGAGTTTAA
- the trpB gene encoding tryptophan synthase subunit beta: MGYFKINPDEKGNFGAYGGSFIPPDLQIEMEKITDAYFSISKSHDFITELRSIRKHFQGRPTPVYYAKSLSEKYGGRIYLKREDLNHTGAHKLNHCMGEALLAKYLGKKKLIAETGAGQHGVALATAAAYFGLECEIHMGEVDIVKEHPNVVRMKILGAKVIPVSFGLKTLKEAVDSAFGAYMQDPITSIYCIGSVVGPHPFPMMVRDFQRVVGIEAKEQFFDMTGEQPDNLVACVGGGSNAMGLFSAYIEDECQIYGVEPAGRSLNLGDHAATMTLGKPGMIHGFKCYTLQDEKGEPAPVYSIASGLDYPGVGPEHSMLKDMGRVNYVTADDKETLDSFFELSQLEGIIPALESAHATAFACKLALQKPRQSILVNLSGRGDKDIDFVMDNYGKEYGIE; encoded by the coding sequence ATGGGGTATTTTAAAATCAATCCTGATGAAAAAGGAAATTTTGGTGCATACGGCGGATCGTTCATTCCACCCGATCTGCAGATAGAAATGGAGAAGATTACTGACGCCTATTTCTCGATCAGTAAATCACATGATTTCATAACCGAATTAAGATCCATCAGAAAGCATTTTCAGGGGAGACCTACCCCTGTGTATTATGCTAAGTCCCTGTCTGAAAAGTACGGTGGCCGTATCTACCTGAAGAGAGAAGACCTGAATCATACAGGGGCTCACAAACTCAATCACTGTATGGGTGAAGCTCTCCTTGCCAAGTATCTCGGTAAAAAGAAGCTTATTGCAGAAACGGGTGCCGGTCAGCATGGAGTGGCTCTGGCAACTGCTGCTGCCTACTTCGGACTGGAATGTGAGATTCATATGGGCGAAGTGGATATAGTCAAAGAACATCCCAATGTCGTCAGAATGAAGATTCTCGGGGCCAAGGTTATTCCTGTCTCTTTTGGCCTGAAGACCCTCAAAGAAGCGGTGGATTCAGCCTTCGGAGCCTATATGCAGGACCCCATCACCAGTATCTACTGTATTGGTTCGGTCGTCGGTCCTCATCCTTTCCCCATGATGGTTCGCGATTTCCAACGAGTTGTCGGGATTGAAGCCAAAGAACAGTTTTTTGATATGACCGGAGAGCAACCAGACAATCTGGTTGCCTGTGTGGGGGGCGGCAGTAATGCCATGGGTCTTTTCTCGGCCTACATCGAAGATGAGTGTCAAATCTATGGTGTTGAACCTGCGGGGCGTTCGCTGAATCTGGGTGACCATGCGGCTACAATGACTCTGGGAAAACCCGGTATGATCCATGGATTCAAGTGTTATACCCTTCAGGATGAAAAGGGTGAACCCGCACCAGTTTATTCCATTGCCAGCGGCTTGGATTACCCCGGTGTCGGTCCTGAACATTCCATGCTCAAAGATATGGGACGGGTGAATTATGTTACAGCCGACGATAAGGAAACTCTGGATTCATTCTTTGAGCTGAGTCAGCTTGAAGGGATTATTCCCGCACTTGAAAGTGCCCATGCCACAGCCTTTGCCTGCAAGCTGGCACTGCAGAAACCAAGACAATCCATCCTGGTAAACCTGAGCGGCAGGGGAGACAAGGACATCGATTTTGTAATGGACAATTATGGCAAAGAATACGGTATAGAGTAG
- a CDS encoding NAD(P)H-dependent oxidoreductase: MSTKALVFFSRNGSTKLAATILAARVDAELIELKEKKPVKGFLRSGYLALKAKSTPLADAPWEKCADKDILILGTPIWAAHGTPAMNAFLDGVDLQGKKVYIFTLQADPEKRDSKAVFQYLSKRIEEAGGSIGGTLALQGARPGKTGSADHFKSLESWDII, translated from the coding sequence ATGAGTACAAAAGCATTAGTTTTCTTTTCCAGGAATGGAAGTACAAAATTGGCCGCTACCATACTGGCCGCGCGTGTGGATGCAGAGTTGATTGAACTGAAAGAAAAAAAACCGGTCAAAGGCTTTTTACGTTCCGGCTATTTGGCGCTCAAGGCCAAGTCGACCCCCCTGGCGGATGCTCCCTGGGAAAAATGTGCCGACAAGGATATCTTGATTCTGGGAACACCCATCTGGGCCGCCCATGGTACACCCGCCATGAATGCCTTTTTAGATGGGGTAGATCTGCAGGGTAAAAAGGTCTACATCTTTACCCTCCAGGCAGATCCCGAGAAGAGAGATTCTAAAGCTGTCTTTCAATATCTATCAAAGAGGATTGAAGAGGCAGGCGGCAGTATTGGTGGAACCCTTGCCCTGCAGGGAGCCCGTCCTGGCAAGACTGGGTCAGCTGATCATTTTAAGAGTCTTGAGAGCTGGGATATCATCTGA
- a CDS encoding ATP-binding cassette domain-containing protein encodes MIPAIKIENLIFRYGKEPLFNELNLNIGPGLYGLLGKNGAGKSTLLKIISGQLYPHSGSCRTMGEDPTRRSPSLLSKVYYLPEDIQVPEIKGDRYVSLNSPFYPDFDKESFDRALKLFEVPGRKNLNTLSYGQKKKFLISFAMATRCPLLLLDEPTNGLDIPSKSQFRQVAASMDLETQAMIISTHQVRDMEMLIDPIIIVDKGKIILNKSMEQILNNYHLVLQENEPLPGEALYWEKVLGGYSVVKEGPTEEGKTMDLEFLFNLVINKGGIS; translated from the coding sequence ATGATCCCTGCCATAAAGATTGAGAATCTAATTTTCCGCTACGGAAAAGAACCCCTGTTTAATGAACTGAATCTGAACATAGGCCCCGGACTATACGGACTTCTGGGAAAAAACGGTGCCGGAAAATCAACGCTGCTCAAGATCATCTCCGGCCAGCTTTACCCCCACAGCGGAAGTTGCAGAACGATGGGAGAAGATCCAACCCGAAGAAGCCCCTCCCTCCTCTCCAAGGTTTATTACCTCCCCGAAGACATACAGGTCCCCGAAATCAAAGGAGATAGATATGTCAGCCTCAATTCCCCCTTTTATCCGGACTTCGACAAGGAGTCCTTTGACAGGGCCCTAAAACTGTTTGAAGTCCCTGGAAGAAAAAATCTGAACACCCTGTCATACGGGCAAAAGAAAAAATTCCTCATCTCCTTTGCCATGGCCACCCGCTGCCCTCTGCTTCTCTTAGACGAACCCACCAATGGATTAGATATTCCCTCAAAGAGTCAGTTTCGCCAGGTGGCAGCCAGCATGGATCTGGAGACTCAGGCTATGATCATCTCCACCCATCAGGTCAGGGATATGGAAATGCTGATTGATCCCATCATCATCGTGGATAAGGGGAAAATCATCCTGAACAAATCTATGGAACAGATCCTGAACAATTACCATCTGGTTCTCCAGGAAAATGAACCCCTCCCGGGAGAGGCGCTGTATTGGGAAAAAGTGCTGGGTGGATATTCGGTGGTTAAGGAAGGCCCGACAGAAGAAGGAAAGACCATGGATCTTGAATTTCTGTTCAATCTGGTTATTAACAAAGGAGGTATATCATGA
- a CDS encoding GntR family transcriptional regulator, whose product MEFKEKKSIYIQIADHFSDNILKGIWQKEDRIPSVREMAVQLEVNPNTVMRAYAHLQDKSVIYNRRGIGYFVTPEAEKEVKAMKKEDFMNHTLPEFYKLIKLLDIDMKELTQGYKEFLKQEEHHEE is encoded by the coding sequence ATGGAGTTTAAAGAGAAAAAATCCATTTACATCCAGATCGCCGATCATTTTTCAGACAACATCCTCAAGGGGATATGGCAAAAGGAAGACAGAATTCCTTCGGTCAGGGAAATGGCGGTACAGCTGGAGGTAAACCCGAACACGGTCATGAGAGCCTATGCCCACCTTCAGGACAAATCAGTCATTTATAACAGAAGAGGCATTGGATATTTTGTGACTCCCGAGGCGGAAAAAGAGGTAAAAGCAATGAAAAAGGAAGATTTTATGAATCATACCCTTCCTGAATTTTATAAATTAATAAAATTACTGGATATCGATATGAAAGAGCTGACCCAAGGTTATAAAGAATTCCTGAAACAGGAGGAACACCATGAAGAGTAG
- a CDS encoding DUF2807 domain-containing protein: protein MKSSTKVLGSVLLAILLILCVTIVGSRIYLNLKIGNEYIKEGALIMEDPETLSYPMKTFNSLDFSGAWEIKITEGSEYAIKVTGPANLLDKVEISQTGKKLIIKNLNRQNLLKDTFKISLILPDLEALYIAGGVDMSFDGFSGESLLINLAGAGRIRGFDSSYENLTLNCTGAGQLDLTDCLSTNAKVNLSGAGEVLLNMGGGILSGSISGLGSVEYQGSLRENQIQVSGLGNVNSR from the coding sequence ATGAAGAGTAGTACAAAAGTTCTTGGATCTGTCCTATTGGCGATCCTTCTTATTTTATGTGTCACCATTGTAGGCTCCCGCATTTACCTGAACCTGAAGATAGGCAATGAATATATTAAAGAAGGAGCCCTGATTATGGAAGATCCCGAGACCCTCTCATACCCTATGAAGACTTTCAACTCTCTGGATTTTTCCGGAGCATGGGAGATTAAGATTACAGAAGGATCTGAATATGCGATCAAAGTAACCGGCCCTGCTAACCTTCTGGATAAAGTGGAAATCAGTCAGACCGGAAAGAAGTTGATAATAAAGAACCTCAACCGTCAGAACCTTTTGAAGGATACATTTAAAATAAGCCTCATCCTGCCAGATTTAGAGGCCCTTTATATTGCCGGCGGAGTCGACATGAGTTTTGACGGATTTTCAGGAGAATCCCTTCTGATCAATCTTGCTGGTGCCGGAAGAATTCGGGGCTTTGATTCTTCCTATGAAAATTTAACTCTCAATTGCACCGGAGCAGGACAGCTGGATCTGACCGATTGTTTGAGTACAAATGCGAAAGTCAACTTAAGCGGGGCCGGCGAAGTCCTTCTGAATATGGGGGGAGGCATTTTAAGCGGGAGCATAAGCGGACTTGGTTCCGTGGAATATCAAGGGTCCTTAAGGGAAAATCAGATACAAGTTTCCGGCTTGGGAAATGTCAATTCCCGATAA
- a CDS encoding ATP-binding protein, with the protein MSKSKKGLLSKRVTRAIMEYELINKNDRVLIALSGGKDSLLLCWLLSRMSRSFPIPFTVHALHVSSEVHPPPLAPALTSLMEEWGIPYTILTRELKSHLRHGQDFNCFLCARKRREALLTFAQENQYETIALGHHMDDLLQTLLMNMTWQGELAAMPPRLDYTVKLKMIRPLCLIQEHHIKDFVCEMEWKIPAKHCPYEGQTRRKEAAALVEMMSQGKDSLKYNIYKSLGNIKTDLLPGSII; encoded by the coding sequence ATGTCAAAGAGTAAAAAGGGCCTTCTCTCTAAAAGAGTGACCAGAGCCATAATGGAATATGAGCTGATAAATAAGAATGATAGAGTCCTGATTGCCCTCTCGGGCGGTAAGGACTCATTGCTTTTGTGCTGGCTTCTGAGCCGGATGTCCCGGTCTTTTCCCATCCCTTTTACAGTTCATGCCCTTCATGTTTCCTCGGAAGTCCACCCTCCCCCCCTGGCTCCGGCCCTCACCTCACTGATGGAGGAGTGGGGAATCCCCTATACGATTTTAACGAGAGAGCTAAAGAGTCATCTCCGGCACGGCCAGGACTTCAACTGCTTCCTTTGCGCCCGAAAACGACGGGAAGCCCTGCTTACATTCGCACAGGAAAACCAGTATGAAACCATAGCCCTGGGTCATCATATGGATGACCTGCTCCAGACTCTTCTTATGAACATGACCTGGCAGGGTGAACTGGCAGCGATGCCTCCCCGGCTGGATTACACAGTCAAGCTGAAAATGATACGGCCTCTGTGCCTGATACAGGAACATCATATAAAGGACTTTGTCTGTGAAATGGAATGGAAAATTCCGGCAAAACACTGTCCTTATGAAGGACAGACCCGCCGGAAGGAAGCTGCGGCCCTGGTGGAAATGATGAGCCAGGGTAAAGACAGCCTCAAGTACAATATTTACAAATCACTGGGTAATATAAAAACTGATCTTCTGCCCGGGTCCATTATATAG
- a CDS encoding helix-turn-helix transcriptional regulator has protein sequence MNQLKAMGEANRFRICMMLLEKPLCVCQLLSGLDIAGGTLSNHLKILKSAGLVEQRKDGKWIEYFIADSRAEDFIRSAGSYLSDSALIVEDRRRISCSNRESCSTI, from the coding sequence GTGAATCAATTGAAAGCCATGGGCGAAGCCAATCGCTTCAGGATCTGCATGATGCTCCTGGAGAAGCCATTGTGTGTCTGCCAACTCCTCTCTGGTCTGGATATAGCCGGTGGAACCCTCTCCAATCATCTGAAAATTCTCAAGAGTGCCGGCTTGGTGGAACAGAGGAAAGATGGTAAATGGATCGAGTATTTCATAGCAGATTCCCGGGCGGAAGACTTCATTAGGAGTGCTGGCTCCTATCTGTCTGATTCGGCTCTTATTGTCGAAGATCGAAGAAGAATTTCCTGTTCCAACAGAGAAAGCTGTTCCACTATATAA
- a CDS encoding permease, whose amino-acid sequence MQIFTILADFLTYSVFNMEKGSLASSIHFFIEDTTKIFVLLFIMIYLIALVRAGIDTERIRNYLQGKHRGVAYFLASLFGGITPFCSCSSIPLFLGFTSARIPLGITMAFLITSPMINEVALILLGSILGLKFMMLYVITGMTAGILGGFFIDAIGAEKYLTPLGQQARTMQTEEAEEQSKKLTLRNRHDFARDEVKTIVARVWKWIFIGVGLGAALHGFVPETFITDNLGKGNWWALPGAVLLGIPLYSSATAIVPVAETLLAKGLPVGTTLAFMMSTVAASFPEFMMLKQVMKPRLLLIFFLMLLVFFTSAGWIFNTIY is encoded by the coding sequence ATGCAGATCTTTACAATACTGGCAGATTTTCTGACCTATTCAGTTTTTAATATGGAGAAGGGTTCTCTGGCATCTTCAATTCATTTTTTCATTGAAGATACGACTAAAATTTTCGTCCTCCTTTTTATTATGATTTATCTGATTGCTCTGGTCCGTGCCGGGATAGATACAGAGAGAATTAGAAACTACCTGCAGGGAAAACACAGAGGAGTCGCCTATTTTCTGGCTTCCCTCTTCGGCGGGATAACCCCCTTTTGCTCCTGCTCGAGTATCCCCCTCTTCCTGGGATTTACATCGGCCAGGATTCCTCTGGGAATCACCATGGCCTTTTTGATAACCTCCCCCATGATCAACGAAGTGGCACTGATTCTTTTAGGCTCCATTCTGGGCCTCAAATTCATGATGCTCTATGTGATAACCGGCATGACAGCAGGGATTCTAGGCGGCTTTTTTATCGATGCCATCGGGGCCGAAAAATACCTCACACCCCTGGGACAGCAGGCCAGGACCATGCAGACCGAAGAGGCAGAGGAACAATCAAAGAAATTGACCCTCAGGAACAGGCATGATTTTGCCAGGGATGAGGTAAAAACGATTGTCGCCAGGGTCTGGAAGTGGATTTTCATTGGTGTAGGGCTGGGAGCAGCCCTTCATGGCTTTGTGCCTGAAACGTTTATCACAGACAATCTGGGCAAAGGGAACTGGTGGGCTCTGCCGGGAGCCGTTCTCTTAGGAATACCCTTGTATTCTTCGGCCACGGCGATAGTACCAGTAGCAGAAACACTCCTGGCCAAGGGATTGCCCGTCGGGACGACCCTGGCCTTTATGATGAGCACCGTAGCAGCCAGCTTTCCCGAATTCATGATGCTGAAGCAGGTGATGAAACCACGGCTGCTATTGATCTTTTTCTTAATGCTGCTGGTATTTTTTACCTCGGCAGGATGGATTTTTAACACCATTTATTAG
- a CDS encoding thioredoxin family protein: protein MKIEVLGSGCARCKVLEKNTREAVKTAGLDAEIVKVEDMKQIMAYQVLSTPALVLDGKVISTGKLLNPDEIIALIQA from the coding sequence ATGAAAATTGAAGTATTAGGTTCGGGATGTGCCCGTTGCAAAGTCCTTGAAAAAAACACGAGAGAAGCGGTAAAAACTGCCGGATTGGATGCAGAAATTGTCAAAGTGGAAGACATGAAGCAGATCATGGCCTACCAGGTGCTGTCGACTCCTGCCCTCGTTCTTGACGGCAAAGTCATCAGCACAGGAAAACTCCTCAATCCTGATGAAATAATAGCGCTTATCCAGGCTTAA
- a CDS encoding C-GCAxxG-C-C family protein produces MNNGEDPLDRAIHLHKHGFNSAQSILGAYHNQLGIDAKTAMNLAAGFGAGIGTMQKTCGALTGALMVLGCRYYDSDSVFESKQILFEKSQNILLSFHRKFGSTDCISLLKIDFHKAGGLQKAREQHLFDTHCQSYIREICRLLNETGL; encoded by the coding sequence ATGAACAATGGAGAAGATCCCCTTGATAGGGCAATCCACCTGCATAAGCATGGGTTTAACAGTGCCCAGTCTATCCTGGGTGCGTATCATAATCAGCTGGGGATCGACGCGAAGACGGCCATGAATCTTGCTGCCGGTTTCGGGGCCGGTATCGGTACCATGCAGAAAACCTGCGGGGCTCTAACGGGTGCACTCATGGTGCTGGGTTGCCGGTATTATGACAGTGATTCCGTTTTTGAAAGCAAACAGATTCTGTTTGAGAAGTCACAGAATATCCTGCTCTCCTTTCACAGGAAATTTGGCAGTACTGATTGCATCTCTCTTCTCAAGATAGATTTTCATAAAGCCGGAGGGCTTCAGAAAGCCCGGGAACAGCACCTGTTTGATACTCATTGCCAGAGCTATATCCGGGAAATCTGCCGGCTTCTGAATGAAACCGGGCTTTGA
- a CDS encoding LuxR family transcriptional regulator: MELLLDDASQEIIRELISPPDPLTSLHDHLEFFSYKLSQIMKSQYHAIVLLPGAVNSTMILVANNPPDFDQAYRESLIDHDFILQKLSENPHQIVHLFELLKNPVYSNNWFYKEAQRLRPAGDCLYCPFQEDGELIGFLGQVRPYLSEPYGDHEINLMQLLAPALSSHLQLLRSRHFRPNLEEGNEKFQNFLKTFNLTERECQVLKLMVKGLTNKQLALKLEITENTVKRHVFNIFEKTRVRNRTQLIIKTNLG; encoded by the coding sequence ATGGAACTGCTGCTGGATGACGCATCCCAGGAAATTATACGTGAATTGATCAGTCCTCCTGATCCTTTGACTTCACTCCATGATCATCTTGAGTTTTTTTCTTACAAACTCAGTCAAATTATGAAAAGCCAATACCATGCTATCGTGCTGCTTCCCGGAGCGGTCAACTCCACGATGATTCTTGTGGCGAATAATCCTCCGGATTTTGATCAAGCCTATAGAGAATCCCTGATTGATCATGATTTCATCCTGCAGAAGCTGTCCGAAAATCCACACCAGATTGTCCATCTCTTTGAGCTGTTGAAGAATCCAGTATACTCAAACAATTGGTTCTATAAGGAAGCCCAGAGATTGAGGCCCGCCGGAGATTGCCTATACTGTCCGTTTCAAGAGGACGGTGAGTTGATAGGATTCCTGGGACAAGTCCGTCCCTACCTGTCAGAGCCTTATGGTGACCATGAAATCAACCTGATGCAGCTCCTTGCTCCGGCACTGTCCAGCCATCTGCAGCTGCTGCGCTCCCGGCATTTCCGGCCCAATCTGGAAGAGGGGAATGAAAAATTCCAGAATTTTCTGAAAACCTTTAATCTGACCGAAAGGGAATGCCAGGTTCTTAAGCTGATGGTCAAAGGTTTAACGAACAAACAACTTGCTCTGAAACTGGAAATAACAGAAAACACTGTGAAGAGGCATGTCTTCAATATTTTTGAGAAAACCCGGGTTCGGAACCGGACCCAGTTGATAATTAAAACAAACCTAGGTTGA
- a CDS encoding mannose-1-phosphate guanylyltransferase, producing the protein MVDHVIIMAGGAGKRLWPASNNSKPKQFMTVQGKDSLFLGTIKRAASLNIKGKILVVTHKDHVDAALEDSRHLPGDIRKKLILLAEPEARNTGPALAYAGAWLKEKTGNKEAQVLVLAADHLIQDVDQFARDVDDASILAALDNLVVFGIKPDFPSTGYGYIEAGEETGPGFKVVSFKEKPDQTRAEEFLKAGNYLWNSGMFTYKISLFEQELLAGSPDMLKPFLPALHCPASTAENDVTVVMPDDELTLLYASLPRESVDYALMEKSSRIAMVRSGFDWNDVGSWDVIADLNPPSEVPVFSGGNDSNFVYSDIPVALCGVEDLIVVIKNGKALICKKGESQLVKDAAEALST; encoded by the coding sequence ATGGTAGATCATGTCATTATTATGGCTGGAGGAGCAGGTAAGAGGCTTTGGCCCGCCTCTAACAACAGCAAACCTAAACAGTTTATGACTGTCCAGGGTAAGGATTCCCTCTTTCTGGGAACCATAAAAAGGGCCGCTTCATTGAATATCAAGGGAAAAATTCTTGTGGTCACTCATAAAGATCATGTCGATGCTGCCCTGGAAGACAGCCGTCATCTACCCGGAGACATAAGAAAAAAGCTTATTCTTCTGGCCGAACCGGAAGCCCGGAATACCGGACCAGCCCTGGCTTATGCCGGAGCCTGGTTGAAAGAAAAGACAGGAAACAAAGAGGCCCAGGTTCTTGTTCTGGCGGCAGACCACCTCATCCAGGATGTGGATCAATTTGCCCGTGATGTGGATGATGCTTCGATTCTGGCGGCTCTGGATAATCTTGTGGTCTTCGGCATCAAGCCGGACTTTCCCTCCACAGGGTACGGCTACATCGAAGCCGGTGAAGAGACCGGTCCGGGATTCAAGGTTGTATCCTTTAAGGAAAAACCAGATCAGACCAGAGCCGAAGAATTCCTGAAGGCCGGGAATTATCTGTGGAACTCGGGAATGTTCACTTATAAAATATCGCTGTTTGAACAGGAACTGCTGGCGGGGAGTCCTGATATGCTGAAGCCATTTCTGCCAGCTCTTCATTGTCCTGCCTCCACTGCTGAAAATGATGTGACAGTGGTCATGCCTGATGATGAACTCACTCTTCTCTACGCCTCACTTCCCCGGGAATCCGTAGACTATGCCCTCATGGAGAAAAGCAGCCGCATCGCCATGGTCCGCTCGGGATTTGACTGGAATGACGTCGGCAGCTGGGATGTTATTGCCGATCTGAATCCTCCCTCGGAAGTTCCTGTATTCTCAGGGGGAAATGACAGTAATTTTGTCTACTCTGATATCCCTGTCGCTCTCTGCGGTGTGGAAGACCTTATTGTGGTGATAAAGAACGGCAAAGCTCTTATTTGTAAAAAGGGAGAATCCCAGCTCGTCAAGGATGCCGCCGAAGCACTGTCAACCTAG
- a CDS encoding aminotransferase class IV, which yields MAFTLSIYPWVYVGKFNESWSGDFIEQEHLSPEGEAALSQTERNALLDRRNSFPDLPLVNYTSQYGLGCFEGVKAFPQKEGGLKVFRPGENSARMARSMAGLGMPGVDEDLCTQAILGTPSRNAELGFTVKYDPLWEKDSFMSAGSVYIRPFSWSEPGIGVSLSKNPWLVVINTPVSAYFSGDNFDAVTTDMSRATPKGTGWIKCDANYVIPCLAKSKALQDGFMEAIFLDAMEHKYIEEGSSCNFFCLLKNGTLVTPELGDTILPGITRKSLIQLARDRAVSVAERKLPLEEVLADGAECFVTGTAAGLTPITSLTHEGKKTVFGNGKPGELSLSMQKELKGIQYGVLEDRFNWMVPVKS from the coding sequence ATGGCCTTTACCTTATCCATATATCCATGGGTCTATGTGGGAAAATTTAATGAGAGCTGGTCGGGAGACTTTATCGAACAGGAACATCTGAGTCCTGAAGGAGAAGCCGCCTTAAGCCAAACCGAACGGAACGCCTTGCTTGATAGAAGGAATTCCTTCCCAGATCTCCCCCTGGTGAATTACACCAGTCAGTACGGTCTGGGTTGTTTTGAAGGTGTCAAAGCCTTTCCCCAGAAAGAGGGAGGCCTGAAAGTATTCCGCCCCGGGGAGAACTCAGCCCGGATGGCCCGTTCCATGGCTGGACTGGGCATGCCCGGCGTAGACGAAGATCTCTGCACCCAGGCTATTCTGGGAACCCCCTCCCGTAATGCCGAACTGGGATTTACCGTCAAATACGATCCTCTATGGGAAAAAGACTCCTTCATGAGTGCCGGATCTGTCTATATCAGACCCTTTAGCTGGTCCGAGCCGGGCATTGGAGTCAGTCTTTCCAAAAACCCCTGGCTTGTTGTGATCAATACCCCTGTTTCAGCCTATTTTTCCGGTGACAATTTTGATGCAGTCACAACGGATATGTCACGGGCGACTCCCAAGGGAACGGGTTGGATAAAATGTGACGCCAACTATGTCATTCCCTGCCTCGCCAAAAGCAAGGCACTTCAGGATGGTTTTATGGAAGCAATCTTCCTGGATGCTATGGAACATAAATACATCGAAGAAGGCTCGTCGTGTAACTTCTTCTGTCTTTTGAAAAACGGAACTCTGGTGACTCCGGAACTGGGTGATACCATCCTGCCTGGAATCACGAGAAAGAGTCTTATTCAGTTGGCCCGGGACAGAGCGGTGAGTGTTGCAGAAAGAAAACTCCCTCTGGAAGAAGTCCTGGCAGATGGTGCCGAGTGTTTTGTCACAGGAACGGCCGCAGGGCTCACTCCCATTACTTCTTTGACCCATGAAGGGAAAAAGACTGTCTTTGGGAATGGAAAACCCGGTGAGCTTTCCCTATCCATGCAGAAAGAGCTTAAAGGTATTCAGTATGGAGTACTGGAAGATAGATTTAACTGGATGGTTCCAGTCAAGTCCTGA